Sequence from the Litorilinea aerophila genome:
GGGCTCCCTCCTGCGCCACCTGGGTGGCCCCGATGTGGCCCAGCCCGCTTCCCTCACCGGCGGCACGCCTCCCTTCAGCCTCAACAACGGCGACCAGCTCAGCCTGACCCTGGACGCGGGCAACCGCACCGTCACCTTCACCGGCACGCCCGCGGAAGTCACCAGCGCGGCCCTGGCCGATCCCCTCACCATTCCGCCGAACACGGTGCTCAACGTCAACATCGGCGGCCTGGCCCAGAGCATCCCCCTGCCGGCCGGCGACATCGCCCTGGCCGACCTGGTCAACACCTTGAACGTCCAGCTCCGGGGTGGGTACGCCCGCCTGGAGGGGGCAGACCAGCTGGTCATCGGCAGCGATGTGCGGGGGACGGCCGGCTCGGTGATCGTGGGCGACAATCCCACCCTGGGCTTCCCGGGCGGAGCCAGCGCCAACGGCGCCGGCAACGTGGCCAACCTGGCCGATGTCCGCATCACCGAACTCAACACCCTGCTGGAAGCGGCCGGCGGCGGCGTGGTGGCCAGCCTCTCGGCCGACAACCGGCTGGTGCTCTCCACCACCGCCACCGGCGTGGCTGCCACCCTCCAGGCCAACGACACGCCGGCCCGGGCTGCCCTGGGGCTCCCCGCCACCCCGGCCACCGGAGCTGACGGCTTCGTGCCCCAGTATTTCCAGAAGACGGCCACCGGCTGGCTGGGCGAGGATGGGGTCACCACGCCGCCCCCCCGCACCGACACCACCCGCCGCCACCTGGTCACCGTCAATGTGGAGGCAGCCGACCAGGACGGCAACGCCATCCTCTACGAAGATCTGGGCCTGAGCCCGGCCCACCCCCGCTACATCGGCGAGGTCCTCCGGGCCACGCCCACCCGTCTCAGCGACGCGCTCCAGAACCCCTACGCCATGGAGGTCGCCGGCACGGTCACGCCCTTCCAGCTGCATCGGGGGCTGACGGCTGGCGGCGGTGTCATCGCCCTCAGCGGCGGCAACGACGGCATCGAGCCCCCGGCCAGCGTGGCCCCGGGCGCGGTGGGTGCGGTGGGCTATGCCGAGGGCCTGACCCTGCTGGAGGACATCGAGGATATCTCCATCGTAGCCGCGCCCGGCTACTCCGCCTACGCTGGCTACCAGGGCATCCAGAACCAGCTCCTCATCCACGCCGAAAACATGAAGTATCGCATCGCCGTGTTGGATTCGCGCCAGGGGCTGGAGCCCGGCGAGGCCCGGCGAGATCGCAGCCTCATGGATTCCAAATACGGTGCCTTCTACTACCCGTGGGTGATCATCCCCAACCCCCTGGCCCGGCCCGGCGACGAACGCACGCCCAAGGAGATCGCGGTGCCGCCTTCGGGCTTTGTGACCGGCATCTATGCCCGCAACGACATCCAGCGGGGCGTGTGGAAGGCGCCGGCCAACGAAGTGGTGCGGGGTGCCCTGCGCTTCGAGCGGGAGATCAACCACGCGCAGCAGGAAACCCTCAACCCCGACGGCGTCAACTGCCTGCGCTACTTCTTCGGCCGGGGCTTCCTCCTCTGGGGGGCGCGCACCGTCTCCTCTGACCCAGAGTGGAAGTACGTCAACGTGCGTCGCTATTTCAACTATCTGGAGCGCTCCAT
This genomic interval carries:
- a CDS encoding phage tail sheath family protein, whose translation is MPEYLAPGVYVEEVSFRPKSIEGVSTSTTAFVGPTRRGPLTGTPEVVTSFGEFARIYGGMANLSFAEGTDANPPVINYMAHAVRSFFDNGGARLYIARTFVPRAGNNGVAQSPLVVDDGGNTVRFRARMPGSGLNGRVRVFEKLTPAEDATMNAAPVGSLLRHLGGPDVAQPASLTGGTPPFSLNNGDQLSLTLDAGNRTVTFTGTPAEVTSAALADPLTIPPNTVLNVNIGGLAQSIPLPAGDIALADLVNTLNVQLRGGYARLEGADQLVIGSDVRGTAGSVIVGDNPTLGFPGGASANGAGNVANLADVRITELNTLLEAAGGGVVASLSADNRLVLSTTATGVAATLQANDTPARAALGLPATPATGADGFVPQYFQKTATGWLGEDGVTTPPPRTDTTRRHLVTVNVEAADQDGNAILYEDLGLSPAHPRYIGEVLRATPTRLSDALQNPYAMEVAGTVTPFQLHRGLTAGGGVIALSGGNDGIEPPASVAPGAVGAVGYAEGLTLLEDIEDISIVAAPGYSAYAGYQGIQNQLLIHAENMKYRIAVLDSRQGLEPGEARRDRSLMDSKYGAFYYPWVIIPNPLARPGDERTPKEIAVPPSGFVTGIYARNDIQRGVWKAPANEVVRGALRFEREINHAQQETLNPDGVNCLRYFFGRGFLLWGARTVSSDPEWKYVNVRRYFNYLERSIDRSTQWVVFEPNGERLWANIRETVSAFLYNEWRSGALLGTRPEEAYFVRCDRSTMTQNDLDNGRLICEIGVAVLYPAEFVIFRIGQKTADARS